The Amycolatopsis coloradensis sequence CACGCTCGACTGGGACCGGCTGCTCGCCGACAACGACGGCGCGGAGCCGGCGTTCGAGCCCGTCGACTTCGCCCACCCGCTGTGGGTGCTGTACTCCTCGGGGACCACCGGACTGCCGAAGGGCATCGTCCACGGACACGGCGGGATCACCCTCGAACACCTCAAAGCCCTTGCGCTGCAAAGCGATCTCGGTCCCGGCGATCGGTTCTTCTGGTTCACCACCACCGGCTGGATGATGTGGAACTTCCTCATCTCCGGCCTGCTGACCGGCACCACGATCGTGCTGTTCGACGGCAGCCCGGGCCATCCCGACCTGAACGTGTTGTGGCACTTGGCCGAGCAGCACCGCGTCACCTATTTCGGGACATCGGCGCCGTACATCCAGAGCTGCCTGAAGGCCGGCATCAAACCGTCCGAGCGGTACGACCTCACCGCGTTGCGCGCCTTGGGATCCACCGGCGCACCGCTGAGCGTCGAGGGCTTCCGGTGGATCGTCGACGAGGTCGGCAAACGTGTCCAGATCTGCTCGGTGTCCGGCGGCACGGATCTGTGCGCGGCGTTCGTCGCGTCCGCCCCGGACGTCCCGGTCTGGCTGGGCGAGCTCTCGGTCCGCGCGCTCGGCGCCGCCGTCGCCGCGTTCGACGAGGCCGGGAGGCCCGTGGTGGAGACGGTCGGCGAACTGGTGATCACCGAGCCGATGCCGTCGATGCCGGTCTTCTTCTGGAACGACCCGGACGGCTCGCGGCTGCGCGAGGCGTACTTCGAGATGTACCCCGGGATCTGGCGGCACGGCGACTGGATCCGGATCACCGGCCGCGGCTCCGCCGTCATCTACGGGCGCAGCGACTCGACGTTGAACCGCGGCGGCGTCCGGATGGGCACGGCCGAGTTCTACCGCGTCGTGGAGTCGTTCGACCAGGTCGCGGACTCGCTGGTGATCGACACGTCGGCGGCGGGGAACGAGGACGGGCAGCTGCTGTGTTTCCTCGTGCTGGCCGAAGGCGCGTCACTCGACGAGGTCGAGCCCGCCCTGCGCAAGGAACTGCGCGGGGCCCTCTCGCCGCGGCACGTGCCCGACCGGTTCGTCCAGGTGAGTGAGGTGCCCCGGACGCTCAACGGCAAGAAATGCGAGGTCCCGGTCAAGAAGATCCTTTCGGGTGTTTCACCTGACCGCGCCGTCAGCCGGGATGCCCTGCTGAACCCCGACGCCCTTGTACCGTTCGTGGAGCTGGCGAGGAGCTGAACGCAGGGGCGGAACTTGGCAGGCGCTTGGCGGGTGGCGGGGGCCACCTCGGTGGCGGTGATCACCTGGGTGACGCGGCTGGCCGGACTGCTGGCCCTGGTCTCGGTGCTGGTCCCGGCCGGGCGCACCCTGCGCGGACGCGTCGCCGAATGGCTGGAACTGCCGCACGAGGCCACGGTCGGCGCGGCGACGGTCGTGCTGGTGACCGGTGTGCTGCTGATGCTGCTCGCCACGGGTCTCAAGCGGCGCAAGCGCCGGGCCTGGCAGCTGGCCGTCGCCACCGCCGCGCTGCTGACCGTGTCGCACCTCGGGCTGCGGCACGCTCTCGGCGCGGGTCTTGTGTCGCTCGCGCTGCTGATCGCCCTGATCCCGACGCGGCGTCACTTCATCGCGCTGCCCGATCCGGTCATCGGCCGGTGGCGCGCGGTCCGGATCTTCCTGCAACTGACGGTCGCCGGGATCGCGATCAACTTCGTGCTGCTTTCGGTCGCGCCGATCGCCGCGGATTTCGGCGACCGGCTGGCGCAGTCGACGCTGGCCCTGATCGGCGTGAGCGGTCCGGTGGTGTTCCCCGCGCTGTGGCTGGAAGACCTGTCGGCCGCCGTCGGCCTGCTGTTCGGGATCGGCGCGGTGCTGCCGGCGGCGTACTTCCTGCTCCGCTCGGCCGAACCCGCGCCGGAGCTGACCGACGACGAGGTCGAACGGCTCCGCGGGCTGCTGGGGGAGCGGGACTCGCTGGGGTACTTCGCCCTGCGCCGGGACAAGTTCGTGGTCTTCTCGAAGTCGGGGAAGGCCGCGGTGACCTATCGGGTGATCGCCGGTGTCGCGCTGTGCTCGGCGGCCCCCCTCGGTGACCCGGAAGCGTGGCCCGGCGCGATCGAGGAGTACCTGGACGTCTGCCGGCGGTACGCCTGGACCCCGGCGGCCATGGGCTGCTCGGAACTGGGCGCGACCGTCTGGGCACGCTTCGGGCTCGAGGTGCTGGAGATCGGCGACGAGGCCGTCGTCGACACCGAGACCTTCACCCTCGAAGGCCGCGTCATGCGCGGAGTCCGCCAAGCCGTCTCGCGCACGAAGCGCGCCGGCTACACCGCGCGCATCCGGAAAGCCGAGGACCTGCCTCTCGCCGAGCTCGATGAACTCCGCACTCTCGCCGCCACCTGGCGCGGCACCGATACGGAACGTGGCTTCTCGATGGCGCTCGGCCGTATCGGTGACCCAGGTTCGATCCTGGTGACCGCCGAACACGAAGGACGGGTGCGCGGAGTCCTCCAGTTCGTCCCCTGGGGCGAGAAGGGCCTCTCCCTGGACGTCATGCGCCGCGACCGCACCGCCGACAACGGCGTCAACGAACTGATGATCTCCGAACTCCTCCTGACGACCCCGGCCCAGCACGTCTCGCTGAACTTCGCCGCCTTCCGGGCCGTCCTGGAACAAGGGCAGCGCATCGGCGCCGGCCCCGTCGCCCGCCTGTCCGCCCGGACACTGCGATTCTTCTCACGCTGGATCCAGATCGAGACCCTCTACCGCTTCAACGCGAAGTTCCAGCCCCGCTGGGTCCCGCGCTACCTCGCCTACCCCGCGGCCCGCGACCTCCCCCGAGTCGGCGTCGCCGTCTTCGAAGCCGAAGGACTCGGCGGGCGCCCATATGCCCTGCTCAGAGCCCTGCAGCGCGTCTAAGGGGGGTGCCTTTCAAGGGGGTACGCGGGGTGTGTAACCTATTTGAGCAGTGGTCGTTGGGCCTGGGAGGCTTCGCCTAGTCTGGTCTATGGCGCCGCACTGCTAATGCGGTTGGGGGTAACCCCCCCTCCCGGGTTCAAATCCCGGAGCCTCCGCTGGTACCTGTTCCGGCAGGTGCTAGATTGATAACTGAACAAGCGCCCGTAGCTCAGCTGGATAGAGCATCTGACTACGGATCAGAAGGTCAGGGGTTCGAATCCCTTCGGGCGCACGTCTGGTTGAGACAGCACTAAGGCCCTCCCGTTCGCGGGAGGGCCTTTTTGTCTGTCCGTTGTGGACTAACCGCGGCGTCGCCGAGCCGCCAAGGCATCGCCGACCGAGCCGCCACCGAGCAGTCCGGCCGCCGTCAGGGCGAGGTGATCGCGAGTAACACCACAGCCGCGGCCACGATGCCCACGATGAGGACCAGCGCGGGCAAAGCCCAACGAGCCGGCCTGAGCGCGTTCGTCGTGCGGGCCTCGTCGGAGATCATCTGCGTGAACCAGTCACTCCGTTGCCTGGTCACCATGAGCTCCCGCACCGGCGCGCTCAGTTCGCGTCGAAGTCCTCGTCGCCTACCAGTTTGCACGTGGCGATCACCGCACACTTCACGAGGTTGTGTAGCTCAGTGGGGAACGATTCCTCGTACTCTGGCTGGCCGAACTCAGGCAGCGGCGGACCATTCAGTCGGCCAGTCGATACGATGCCACTGACCACACGGCTTCCCGAGCCCCGCTTGGGGCCAGCTCGGCTGGGAGAGCCACCCTAGGAAAGGCCGCAAGAGCACAAATCACCGCTGCCGCCACACTTCACTCAGCGGACAACCACACGCCAGCAGCTTCGTCAACCTTACGGACGAAATGAACGCGCCGAGTCGAGCTCTCGTCTACCTGTCAGCCGACGTAGTCGGGGTTGTCAATCATGTCGCGGTGGAGGTGCACGACCTTCACTCCGCAGCGCGCTCCGAGCGAGGTGTGGCGAAGGCGCTCGCTCGGCTGGACGTCCTGCCCGTCACGGGTAACGATGACGACTATCGGATCGGTGCCTTTGTCCACAGACTGCTGCATTGCCTCCCAGAGAAGGTCGCTGAGGGCAGTTTTGGATCCCCAGATCACGACCTTGCGATCCTCGCCGCGAGTTGCTGCACACAGCATCGGCTTGATCTCGATCGACGACTGGTCAAGCACCCATCCCTCTCCAAGCGCAGCGTCGATGACCTCCTGTGGGCCGCGGTATCGCCTTGGTACGTATCGGACTGTCCGTCCAATACCCTCCTGCGCTCTAGAGTACTCCTTCATCGCAGTGTCTTTGATCCAAACGCGCACACGCTTGGCTGCGAAATACCCAAGTAGAATCTCGCCGATCTCCTTATCCGCAAACCATGCCTCGTATTGACGAGTTTTGGCTGGGTTGGACAAAAGCTCCCAGTCTAGGACGTCGGCCGTCCGATAGAGCTTAAGGAGGATCTCTTCGCGGATATTGTCTGGCAAGCTATCTTGAGTCAACTGTCACTCCAGTGTGAAGGGGACTTCGGGGAACTGCAGGCGGTACTCGTCGAAGGCGGTTTCTAGACTCGCGGCGTCCTTGATCCACTCGTCCATTAGCGCCTCGACTAGCTGATCGCTGAAGTCGATCCGTGATGGACTGAAGTTAGCGAGTACCTCCAGAGTGCCGCTGGCCTCCAGTGATCTTTTGAGGTTGAGGGCAGCGGCAATGCGCCGCAGGTCGCTAACGAAATCGAGAACCGTGACCCGTTCCTTACCCTCGCTTAGGCGTAGGCCACGGCCGAGCTGCTGGACGAAGATTCGACGGGAGTGGGTCACTCTGGCGAAACAGAGGATGTTGACATCTGGAACATCGACGCCCTCGTTGAGGATGTCCACTGCGGTCAAGATGGGCGTGCGGCCTGCGGCGAAATCGAGCAGCCGCCGTTGCCTGTCGCGCTTGCTCAGATCGTTGTGCACCGCCTCGGCCCCCGTCCAGAGGGGTGTTTGACGGAGCAGCCGGGCGACTCGCTCAGCGTGCTCGATCGTGCGGCAGAACACGATCGCTCTTGGACGAGTAGTTCGCGCCCATACAGCGGCCAGCTCATCCCTCACAGCGTCGTCGCGTTCGGGAAGGAACAGCTTCGAGTTCAGCTCAGAGAGTCCGTAGGAGTAGATGCTGGCGGCCTTTACGGCGTCCCAATCGATGTCGTCGACAAATAGCTTGTAGTCGACTTGGGCGAGGTATCCCCGGCGCATGCCCTCCTCGATCCCAAGCGTGAAGCTTGGCTCGCCCAGCCGATCAGTGATGTCGTAGGCGTCACCTCTCCAAGGAGTCGC is a genomic window containing:
- a CDS encoding acetoacetate--CoA ligase, which produces MTHTADAPEVLWRPEPSRLPDTKIDAFRQWLRTERGVEVDDYNALWEFSVQRVPEFWSAVADFLGVRWHDEPGEVLTGGMPDARWFEGGTLNYAEHSLMPGVAGAAKADDEVAVIFHREDGLSSQLTYGALRSAVASAREGLRKLGVSKGDRVVALAPNCPQTLIAFLATASLGAIWSSCSPDFGVRAITDRFAQIEPKVLIAVNGYVYNGRWFDSRSTVNALRDEISTLEATVLVDYAGGRLDGTLDWDRLLADNDGAEPAFEPVDFAHPLWVLYSSGTTGLPKGIVHGHGGITLEHLKALALQSDLGPGDRFFWFTTTGWMMWNFLISGLLTGTTIVLFDGSPGHPDLNVLWHLAEQHRVTYFGTSAPYIQSCLKAGIKPSERYDLTALRALGSTGAPLSVEGFRWIVDEVGKRVQICSVSGGTDLCAAFVASAPDVPVWLGELSVRALGAAVAAFDEAGRPVVETVGELVITEPMPSMPVFFWNDPDGSRLREAYFEMYPGIWRHGDWIRITGRGSAVIYGRSDSTLNRGGVRMGTAEFYRVVESFDQVADSLVIDTSAAGNEDGQLLCFLVLAEGASLDEVEPALRKELRGALSPRHVPDRFVQVSEVPRTLNGKKCEVPVKKILSGVSPDRAVSRDALLNPDALVPFVELARS
- a CDS encoding phosphatidylglycerol lysyltransferase domain-containing protein; this encodes MAGATSVAVITWVTRLAGLLALVSVLVPAGRTLRGRVAEWLELPHEATVGAATVVLVTGVLLMLLATGLKRRKRRAWQLAVATAALLTVSHLGLRHALGAGLVSLALLIALIPTRRHFIALPDPVIGRWRAVRIFLQLTVAGIAINFVLLSVAPIAADFGDRLAQSTLALIGVSGPVVFPALWLEDLSAAVGLLFGIGAVLPAAYFLLRSAEPAPELTDDEVERLRGLLGERDSLGYFALRRDKFVVFSKSGKAAVTYRVIAGVALCSAAPLGDPEAWPGAIEEYLDVCRRYAWTPAAMGCSELGATVWARFGLEVLEIGDEAVVDTETFTLEGRVMRGVRQAVSRTKRAGYTARIRKAEDLPLAELDELRTLAATWRGTDTERGFSMALGRIGDPGSILVTAEHEGRVRGVLQFVPWGEKGLSLDVMRRDRTADNGVNELMISELLLTTPAQHVSLNFAAFRAVLEQGQRIGAGPVARLSARTLRFFSRWIQIETLYRFNAKFQPRWVPRYLAYPAARDLPRVGVAVFEAEGLGGRPYALLRALQRV